A single region of the Streptomyces virginiae genome encodes:
- the thrC gene encoding threonine synthase, with amino-acid sequence MAAQTVATSVDLGPATGLSCRECGTRFDLGPIFACAECFGPLEVAYDLPTGDPEALRAAIEAGPNNIWRYAPLLPVPADVASKPSLNPGFTKLVDAANLAKELGITGKLYVKDDSGNPTHSFKDRVVAIAVEAARAFGFTTLSCSSTGNLAGAVGAAAARAGFRSCVFIPHDLEQGKVVMAGVYGGDLVGIEGNYDDVNRFCSELIGDPLGEGWGFVNVNLRPYYGEGSKTLAYEICEQLGWQLPDQIVIPIASGSQLTKIDKGLQELIKLGLVEDKPYKIFGAQAEGCSPVSTAFKAGHDVVRPQKPNTIAKSLAIGNPADGPYVLDIARRTGGFVEDVNDEQVVEAIKILAQTEGIFAETAGGVTVGVTKKLIDNGQLDPTLTTVVLNTGDGLKTLEAVAADSGQTATIRPSLDAFRAAGLA; translated from the coding sequence ATGGCTGCACAGACTGTCGCCACCTCTGTTGATCTCGGACCTGCCACCGGCCTTTCCTGTCGCGAGTGCGGTACCCGCTTCGACCTCGGCCCCATCTTCGCGTGCGCCGAGTGCTTCGGACCGCTGGAAGTCGCCTACGACCTCCCGACCGGTGACCCCGAAGCCCTGCGCGCCGCGATCGAGGCCGGCCCGAACAACATCTGGCGCTACGCGCCGCTGCTGCCGGTCCCCGCGGACGTGGCGTCCAAGCCCAGCCTGAACCCCGGCTTCACCAAGCTCGTGGACGCGGCCAACCTGGCCAAGGAGCTGGGCATCACCGGCAAGCTCTACGTCAAGGACGACTCCGGCAACCCGACGCACTCCTTCAAGGACCGCGTCGTGGCCATCGCCGTCGAGGCCGCCCGCGCCTTCGGCTTCACCACCCTGTCCTGCTCCTCGACCGGCAACCTGGCCGGCGCCGTCGGCGCCGCGGCCGCCCGTGCCGGCTTCCGTTCCTGCGTGTTCATCCCGCACGACCTGGAGCAGGGCAAGGTCGTCATGGCCGGTGTGTACGGCGGCGACCTGGTCGGCATCGAGGGCAACTACGACGACGTCAACCGCTTCTGCTCCGAGCTCATCGGTGACCCGCTGGGCGAGGGCTGGGGCTTCGTCAACGTCAACCTGCGCCCGTACTACGGCGAGGGCTCCAAGACGCTCGCGTACGAGATCTGCGAGCAGCTCGGCTGGCAGCTGCCCGACCAGATCGTCATCCCGATCGCGTCCGGCTCGCAGCTGACGAAGATCGACAAGGGTCTGCAGGAGCTCATCAAGCTCGGCCTCGTCGAGGACAAGCCGTACAAGATCTTCGGCGCCCAGGCCGAGGGCTGCTCCCCGGTGTCCACCGCCTTCAAGGCCGGTCACGACGTGGTCCGCCCGCAGAAGCCGAACACCATCGCCAAGTCCCTCGCGATCGGCAACCCGGCGGACGGCCCGTACGTCCTGGACATCGCCCGGCGCACCGGCGGCTTCGTCGAGGACGTGAACGACGAGCAGGTCGTCGAGGCCATCAAGATCCTCGCGCAGACCGAGGGCATCTTCGCCGAGACCGCGGGCGGCGTGACCGTCGGCGTGACGAAGAAGCTCATCGACAACGGGCAGCTCGACCCGACGCTGACCACCGTCGTCCTCAACACCGGTGACGGCCTCAAGACCCTGGAGGCGGTGGCCGCGGACAGCGGACAGACCGCCACCATCCGCCCGAGCCTGGACGCGTTCCGCGCCGCCGGCCTCGCCTGA
- a CDS encoding SDR family oxidoreductase — MNRTALVTGGSRGIGRAIAERLAADGVTVVLTYASDEAAALETARRITEDGGRAFTLRAELGSPGAAAALWAAYDELGLDGVDIIVNNAGIGLPIPLGEITEQDFDRVFAVNVRAPFFVVQEALGRLRDGGRIINISSGAARIAMPEILAYGATKGALDTLTLNLAKALGARGITVNSVAPGIVDTDVNAGWLRGNAEAEAHAASLSALGRVGRPEDIADVVGFLASDAARWVTGRVVDATGGSAL; from the coding sequence ATGAACAGGACAGCGCTGGTCACGGGCGGCAGCCGGGGCATCGGCCGGGCCATCGCCGAGCGGCTCGCCGCCGACGGCGTCACGGTGGTGCTCACCTACGCGAGCGACGAGGCGGCCGCCCTGGAGACCGCCCGGCGCATCACCGAGGACGGCGGCCGGGCCTTCACCCTCCGCGCGGAGCTCGGCAGCCCCGGCGCCGCCGCCGCGCTCTGGGCGGCGTACGACGAGCTGGGGCTGGACGGGGTCGACATCATCGTCAACAACGCGGGCATCGGACTGCCCATTCCGCTCGGCGAGATCACCGAGCAGGACTTCGACCGTGTCTTCGCGGTGAATGTGCGGGCGCCGTTCTTCGTGGTGCAGGAGGCACTCGGGCGGCTGCGCGACGGGGGCCGGATCATCAACATCTCCAGCGGCGCCGCCCGCATCGCGATGCCCGAGATCCTCGCCTACGGGGCCACCAAGGGCGCGCTCGACACCCTGACGCTGAACCTCGCCAAGGCCCTCGGCGCCCGCGGCATCACCGTGAACTCGGTCGCCCCCGGCATTGTCGACACCGACGTCAACGCCGGCTGGCTGCGCGGCAACGCCGAGGCCGAGGCGCACGCCGCCTCCCTCTCCGCGCTCGGCCGCGTCGGCCGCCCCGAGGACATCGCGGACGTCGTCGGATTCCTCGCCTCCGACGCCGCTCGCTGGGTGACCGGGCGTGTGGTCGACGCCACCGGAGGCTCCGCGCTCTGA
- the groL gene encoding chaperonin GroEL (60 kDa chaperone family; promotes refolding of misfolded polypeptides especially under stressful conditions; forms two stacked rings of heptamers to form a barrel-shaped 14mer; ends can be capped by GroES; misfolded proteins enter the barrel where they are refolded when GroES binds) gives MAKIIAFDEEARRGLERGMNQLADAVKVTLGPKGRNVVLEKKWGAPTITNDGVSIAKEIELEDPYEKIGAELVKEVAKKTDDVAGDGTTTATVLAQALVREGLRNVAAGANPMALKRGIEKAVEAVSAALLAQAKDVETKEQIASTASISAADTQIGELIAEAMDKVGKEGVITVEESQTFGLELELTEGMRFDKGYISAYFATDMERMESSLDDPYILIVNSKIGSVKDLLPLLEKVMQSGKPLLIIAEDVEGEALSTLVVNKIRGTFKSVAVKAPGFGDRRKAMLGDIAILTGGTVISEEVGLKLENAGLDLLGRARKVVITKDETTIVDGAGDSDQVAGRVNQIRAEIENSDSDYDREKLQERLAKLAGGVAVIKAGAATEVELKERKHRIEDAVRNAKAAVEEGIVAGGGVALLQASAVFEKLELEGDEATGANAVKLALEAPLKQIAVNGGLEGGVVVEKVRNLPIGHGLNAATGEYVDMIAEGIIDPAKVTRSALQNAASIAALFLTTEAVIADKPEKAGAPAGGGMPGGDMDF, from the coding sequence ATGGCCAAGATCATTGCGTTCGACGAGGAGGCCCGCCGCGGCCTCGAGCGTGGGATGAACCAGCTCGCCGACGCCGTCAAGGTCACCCTTGGCCCCAAGGGTCGCAACGTCGTCCTTGAGAAGAAGTGGGGCGCCCCCACGATCACCAACGATGGTGTCTCCATCGCCAAGGAGATCGAGCTCGAGGACCCGTACGAGAAGATCGGCGCCGAGCTGGTCAAGGAAGTCGCCAAGAAGACGGACGACGTCGCCGGCGACGGTACGACCACCGCCACCGTTCTCGCCCAGGCGCTCGTCCGCGAGGGTCTGCGCAACGTGGCCGCGGGTGCGAACCCGATGGCCCTCAAGCGCGGTATCGAGAAGGCCGTCGAGGCCGTCTCCGCCGCCCTGCTGGCGCAGGCCAAGGATGTCGAGACCAAGGAGCAGATCGCTTCGACGGCCTCCATCTCCGCCGCCGACACCCAGATCGGCGAGCTCATCGCCGAGGCCATGGACAAGGTCGGCAAGGAAGGCGTCATCACCGTCGAGGAGTCCCAGACCTTCGGTCTGGAGCTGGAGCTCACCGAGGGTATGCGCTTCGACAAGGGCTACATCTCGGCGTACTTCGCCACCGACATGGAGCGCATGGAGTCGTCCCTCGACGACCCGTACATCCTGATCGTCAACTCCAAGATCGGCTCGGTCAAGGACCTGCTGCCGCTCCTGGAGAAGGTCATGCAGTCCGGCAAGCCGCTGCTGATCATCGCCGAGGACGTCGAGGGCGAGGCGCTCTCCACCCTCGTCGTCAACAAGATTCGTGGCACCTTCAAGTCCGTCGCCGTCAAGGCCCCGGGCTTCGGTGACCGCCGCAAGGCCATGCTCGGTGACATCGCCATCCTCACGGGCGGCACGGTCATCTCCGAGGAGGTCGGCCTCAAGCTGGAGAACGCCGGTCTCGACCTGCTCGGCCGCGCCCGCAAGGTCGTCATCACCAAGGACGAGACCACCATCGTCGACGGTGCCGGTGACAGCGACCAGGTCGCCGGTCGCGTGAACCAGATCCGCGCCGAGATCGAGAACTCCGACTCGGACTACGACCGCGAGAAGCTCCAGGAGCGCCTCGCGAAGCTGGCCGGCGGCGTGGCCGTCATCAAGGCCGGTGCCGCGACCGAGGTCGAGCTCAAGGAGCGCAAGCACCGCATCGAGGACGCCGTTCGCAACGCGAAGGCGGCCGTCGAGGAGGGCATCGTCGCCGGTGGTGGCGTGGCCCTGCTGCAGGCCTCCGCGGTCTTCGAGAAGCTGGAGCTCGAGGGTGACGAGGCGACCGGCGCCAACGCCGTGAAGCTCGCGCTGGAGGCCCCGCTCAAGCAGATCGCCGTCAACGGTGGTCTCGAGGGTGGCGTCGTCGTCGAGAAGGTGCGCAACCTCCCGATCGGTCACGGCCTGAACGCCGCGACCGGCGAGTACGTCGACATGATCGCCGAGGGCATCATCGACCCGGCGAAGGTCACGCGCTCCGCGCTGCAGAACGCCGCGTCGATCGCCGCGCTGTTCCTGACGACCGAGGCCGTCATCGCCGACAAGCCCGAGAAGGCCGGTGCCCCCGCGGGCGGCGGCATGCCGGGTGGTGACATGGACTTCTGA
- a CDS encoding MoaD/ThiS family protein: MSVNVRIPTILRTYTGGVAEVPAEGATLAEVIESLEKNHPGIAARVLDDQGKLRRFVNVYVNDDDVRFEGGLQAATPDGAGVSIIPAVAGGC; encoded by the coding sequence ATGAGCGTCAACGTCCGCATCCCCACCATCCTGCGCACCTACACCGGCGGCGTCGCCGAGGTCCCGGCCGAGGGCGCGACCCTCGCCGAGGTCATCGAGTCCCTGGAGAAGAACCACCCGGGCATCGCCGCGCGCGTCCTGGACGACCAGGGCAAGCTGCGCCGCTTCGTGAACGTCTACGTCAACGACGACGACGTGCGCTTCGAGGGCGGGCTGCAGGCGGCGACGCCCGACGGCGCCGGTGTCTCGATCATCCCGGCCGTCGCCGGCGGTTGCTGA
- a CDS encoding glucosyl-3-phosphoglycerate synthase, which produces MLEEVERWLADRSWSAADRPLDQLLDRKRAAGTTVSVVLPALDEEATVGAIVEVVRRELIEGLPVPLVDELVVVDSGSADRTAEVAAKAGARVVHRDEILPRLPALPGKGEVLWRSLLATHGDIVCFVDADLRDFSAAFVSGIVGPLLTDPDVHFVKAMYDRPLGDTPGQGGRVTELVARPLLNLHWPQLAGFVQPLGGEYAVRRSLLERLPFPVGYGVELGLLVDALHTVGLDALAQVDVGVRLHRHQDGQALGRMAAAIYRTAQVRLSRGHLVRPELTQFERGPEGFVPRTYPVDTEERPPMAGIEEYALRRVA; this is translated from the coding sequence GTGCTGGAAGAGGTGGAGCGCTGGCTGGCCGACCGCTCCTGGTCCGCCGCCGACCGACCGCTCGACCAGCTGCTCGACCGGAAACGGGCGGCCGGGACCACGGTCAGCGTCGTGCTGCCCGCGCTGGACGAGGAGGCGACCGTCGGCGCGATCGTCGAGGTCGTGCGGCGTGAGCTGATCGAGGGACTGCCGGTCCCCCTGGTCGACGAACTGGTCGTCGTCGACTCGGGCTCCGCCGACCGCACCGCGGAGGTCGCGGCGAAGGCCGGCGCCCGGGTGGTGCACCGCGACGAGATCCTGCCCCGCCTCCCGGCGCTGCCCGGCAAGGGCGAGGTGCTGTGGCGCTCGCTGCTGGCCACCCATGGGGACATCGTCTGCTTCGTCGACGCCGACCTGCGGGACTTCTCCGCCGCCTTCGTGTCCGGGATCGTCGGACCCCTGCTGACCGACCCCGACGTGCACTTCGTCAAGGCGATGTACGACCGTCCGCTCGGCGACACCCCCGGCCAGGGCGGCCGGGTCACCGAGCTGGTCGCCCGCCCCCTCCTCAACCTCCACTGGCCGCAGTTGGCCGGCTTCGTCCAGCCGCTGGGCGGCGAGTACGCCGTACGCCGCTCCCTGCTGGAACGGCTGCCGTTCCCCGTCGGGTACGGCGTCGAGCTGGGCCTGCTGGTCGACGCGCTGCACACGGTCGGGCTGGACGCGCTGGCCCAGGTGGACGTGGGCGTACGGCTCCACCGCCACCAGGACGGGCAGGCGCTGGGCCGGATGGCCGCGGCGATCTACCGCACCGCCCAGGTACGGCTGTCGCGCGGGCACCTCGTACGGCCGGAGCTCACGCAGTTCGAGCGCGGGCCGGAGGGCTTCGTACCGCGGACGTACCCGGTGGACACCGAGGAACGGCCGCCGATGGCGGGCATCGAGGAGTACGCACTGCGGCGCGTGGCGTGA
- a CDS encoding type II toxin-antitoxin system RelE/ParE family toxin has protein sequence MDDLYAIEVEPEVRSWLEGLTDKQHHKVEEYAELLAACGTRTPMPFARPLRDGVYELRPTLDGVATRITYWFAPGRRIVLLTVFRKTRPHEQGQVSRAVSARIVCRTEHGPAHTTYSRGNEGNAS, from the coding sequence ATGGACGACCTGTATGCGATCGAGGTGGAGCCCGAAGTACGCAGCTGGCTGGAAGGTCTGACCGACAAGCAACACCACAAGGTCGAGGAGTACGCAGAACTCCTCGCCGCCTGCGGCACCCGCACTCCCATGCCATTCGCTCGCCCGCTTCGCGACGGGGTGTACGAACTACGCCCCACCCTCGACGGCGTGGCCACGCGGATCACCTATTGGTTCGCGCCTGGGCGCAGAATCGTGCTGCTCACCGTCTTCCGTAAGACGCGACCGCACGAGCAGGGCCAGGTGAGCCGCGCGGTGAGCGCCCGTATCGTGTGCCGGACGGAGCACGGCCCGGCCCACACGACGTACAGCCGCGGCAACGAAGGGAACGCGTCATGA
- a CDS encoding helix-turn-helix domain-containing protein — translation MNHTRWKLTRERTAARGYVESAEVRAERAEIRLAMAFAKAVYERRKALGLSQAQLAERAGLTQAKISRVEGADAVPTLPLLRRLAHALDAGLTIALDEDHEEVTFTARPAA, via the coding sequence ATGAACCACACCCGCTGGAAGCTGACCCGCGAGAGGACGGCCGCGCGAGGGTACGTCGAATCGGCCGAGGTACGGGCCGAGCGGGCCGAGATCCGGCTGGCCATGGCCTTCGCCAAGGCCGTCTACGAGCGGCGCAAGGCGCTGGGACTGTCCCAGGCCCAGCTGGCCGAGCGGGCCGGACTCACCCAGGCGAAGATCTCCCGTGTGGAAGGCGCCGACGCGGTACCGACGCTGCCCCTGCTGCGCCGCCTCGCGCACGCTCTGGACGCCGGCCTGACCATCGCCTTGGACGAGGACCACGAAGAGGTCACCTTCACCGCACGCCCCGCCGCCTGA
- a CDS encoding cold-shock protein — protein sequence MAQGTVKWFNAEKGYGFIAVDGGADVFVHYSAIQMDGYRTLEEGQRVEFEISQGQKGPQADMVKLALG from the coding sequence ATGGCTCAGGGCACCGTCAAGTGGTTCAACGCGGAGAAGGGCTACGGCTTCATCGCGGTCGACGGTGGTGCGGATGTGTTCGTCCACTACAGCGCCATCCAGATGGACGGGTACCGCACCCTTGAAGAGGGTCAGCGGGTCGAGTTCGAGATCTCGCAGGGCCAGAAGGGTCCGCAGGCGGACATGGTCAAGCTCGCACTCGGCTAG
- a CDS encoding phosphoribosylanthranilate isomerase: MTDAAGVFIKICGLRTAHDVDVAVAAGADAVGFVFAPGSPRTVDAATAHELAARVPDGVLTVGVFRGQAVAEVRRFTEESGVRGVQLHGEEGPEDFAALRAEGRTLLRATAEHVKRCGEYGEDLLLLDAPDPGSGKPWNWGAADFTAPEGRWLLAGGLNPGNVRAALAATGAWGVDVSSGVERERGVKSPELIRAFIEAARAR; encoded by the coding sequence ATGACTGATGCGGCGGGCGTGTTCATCAAGATCTGCGGGCTGCGGACCGCGCACGACGTCGACGTGGCCGTGGCCGCCGGGGCCGACGCCGTCGGGTTCGTCTTCGCGCCCGGGAGTCCGCGTACCGTCGACGCCGCCACCGCGCACGAGCTCGCCGCGCGGGTGCCGGACGGGGTGCTGACCGTCGGGGTGTTCCGGGGACAGGCGGTGGCGGAGGTGCGCCGGTTCACCGAGGAGAGCGGGGTGCGCGGGGTGCAGCTGCACGGCGAGGAGGGCCCCGAGGACTTCGCGGCGCTGCGCGCCGAGGGCCGGACCCTGTTGCGGGCCACCGCCGAGCATGTGAAGCGCTGTGGTGAGTACGGCGAGGACCTGCTGCTGCTGGACGCGCCCGACCCGGGCTCCGGCAAGCCGTGGAACTGGGGTGCGGCGGACTTCACCGCGCCCGAGGGGCGGTGGCTGCTCGCAGGTGGGCTGAACCCGGGCAATGTGCGGGCGGCGCTCGCGGCCACCGGGGCCTGGGGCGTGGACGTGTCCAGCGGGGTGGAGCGGGAGCGCGGCGTGAAGTCGCCGGAGCTGATCCGCGCCTTCATCGAGGCCGCCCGGGCGCGCTGA